In Thermoanaerobaculia bacterium, the genomic stretch TCGGTCAGCGTCTGGAGATAGCGGAGCTGGAGCGTCATCGGCTCCGTGGCGATCACCTTCGCCGCGTCGGCGAGCTGCTGCGAAGCCTGGAACTCCCCTTCCGCGTGGATGATCTTCGCGCGCTTCTCGCGCTCGGCGGTGGCCTGGATCGCCATCGCCCGCTGCATCTCGGGCGGGAGATCCACCTGCTTGACCTCGACCATCGACACCTTGATGCCCCACGGCTCGGTGTGCTGATCGATCGTCTGCTGGAGCGCGAGGTTCAGCTTGTCGCGCTCGGCGAGGAGCTCGTCGAGCTGCGCCTGGCCGAGCACCGAGCGGAGGACCGTCTGCGCGAGCTGCGACGTCGCGTAGAGGTAGTTCTCGACCTCGACGACCGCCTTCGGGGCGTCGATGACCCGGAAGTACACGACCGCCGAGACCTTCACCGAGACGTTGTCGCGCGTGATGATGTCCTGCTGCGGCACCTCGTGCACGATCGTCCGGAGCGACACCCGGACCATCGTCTCGAACGGCCAGAAGATGAACGTGAATCCCGGGCCTTTCGGGGTGGGGGACAGCCGCCCGAGCCAGAACGTGACCGCCCGCTCGTACTCCTTCAGGATGTTGATCCATTTCATGAGCACGATCAGCGCGACGATCGCGGCGACGATGGTTCCCTGGATCATCATGGAGCACCGTCCTTTCGACGGAGGCCCTCGCGGGCCGTGTTCAGGATCCGGACCCGCCGGCCGGCCGGACGATCAGCGTGAACCCGTCCTTCCCGACGATCCGCACCGCCGCGCCGGACGGGACCGGCACGTCCGCGCGCGCGTCCCAGTACTCGCCGTGCGCGAGGATGCGCCCCGCGGGAGCGAGATCGGTCATCGCGCGGCCGCTCTCCCCGATCAGTCCCTCGGCTCCGGTGCGGACGGGCCGGGAGCGGACCGCCACGGCGCGCATCGACAGCGCCGCGAGGATCCCTCCGGCGAGCAGGGCCCCCGGAAGGACGATGCCGATGTCCACCCGGTAGCCGTACCGGTTCCCGGAGAAGAGGAGGAGGGAGCCGGCGACGAACACCGCGATGCCGGCGAGCGCGAGCATTCCGTGCATCGGGAACTTCAGTTCGGAGACGACGAAGAGGATTCCGAGCGCGATCAGGCCCATCGCCGTGAAGCTCACGGGGAGCACGGAGAACGCATAGAGCGCCAGCAGCAGCGAGACGCCCCCGAGGACGCCCGGCAGGACGGCGCCCGGATGCGAGAGCTCGAAGTAGAGCCCGACGAGGCCGATCAGGAAGAGGACGTAGGCGAGGTTCGGCTCGGACACCACGCCGAGCGCGCGCTCGACGGAGCCCATTTCGACCGTCTCGAACCGCGGCGACTTGAGATTCATCGCGACGTGCTCGCCGCTCGCGCGCACGAGCGTCTGCCCGTCGAGCCGGCGGCAGAGATCGACGGGGTCGCGCGCCACGGCGTCGATGAGGCGCTTCTGCAGCGCCTCGGTCTCGGTGTACGAGAGGCTCTCCATCACCGCCTTTTCCGCGGGATCCGGATCGCGGTGATGCGCGGCGCAGAGCGTGCGGATCTGGGCGAGGGCGTCCTGTTCGACCTTCTTGCGCATCGTCTCCGGCACGTCCTGGCCCTGGCTTCCGACCGGGTGCGCCGCGCCGGTGTTCGTCTCGGGCGCCATCGCGGCCCAGTCGCCGGCGAGGAGGATGAAGAAGCCCGCCGACGCGGCGCGGGCTCCCGACGGGGAGACGAACGTGGCGACCGGAACCTTCGAATTCACGATCGCGGTCGTGATCTCCCGCATGGACGTCATGAGGCCGCCGGGAGTCGAGATCTCGACGACGAGGAGCGCCGCGTGGCGGTCCGCGGCCTCGGCGATCGACCGTTTCACGAACCCGGCGGCGGCGGGATGGATCTCCCCGTCGAGCCGCGCGACGAGAACGAGAGGGCGCGGGGGCTGGGCTCCGGCCGCGACCGCACCGGCGAGGAACGCTCCCGCGAGGAAAAGGCTCGATTTCAAGGAACCGATTCTACTCCGCGCGGCCGGCGAAGCCGGTCGGGCGGGTGTTAAAATCCCGTGATGTCCCGCCGTCCCCTCGAAATCGTCAACATCGCGGCCGTCCTCGCCCTCTCCGGGATCGCCGGACTGTGCGCGGCGGCGGGCCGGCTGCCCGGGTGGCGGGAGGTGCTCGCCCGCTACGGACTGATGCTCGTTTTCCTGCTCGTCATGGCCGGGCTCGCCGCGCGCGAGGAAAAGCTCGGCCGCGCGCTGCGCCTCCTCGTCAACTTCTATCCGATGGCGGTCATCCCGTTGATCTACGAGAGCCTCGGCGTGCTGATTCCCGCGCTTCGGGGGCCGAGCCGGGACGCCTGGCTCGTCGCCGCGGACCGGGCGATCTTCCACACCGATCCGACCGTCTGGCTCGAGCGCGTCGTGTGGCCTCCGCTGACCGACCTCCTCCTTCTCGCCTATTCGACGTACTACTTCTTTCCGATCATCGTCGGCATCACGCTCTGGAGGAAGGACCCGGCCCTGGCCCGGAAGTTCATCTTCACCCTCTCCTTCACGTTCTACCTGTCGTACGCCGGATATTTCCTGATCCCGGCGCAGGGGCCGAGGGTGGCTCTGGCGGCCGAGCAGTCGGTGACGCTCGAGGTGACGCCGGTCTCGCGGACCATCTCCCGAAAGCTCAACGAGCTCGAGCACACGAAGGACGACGCGTTTCCGTCGGGGCACACGATGGTGACCGTCTTCTGCCTGCTCGTCGCCTTCCGCGAGAGCCGGAAGCTCTTCCGGGCCTGGCTTCCGATCGCGACGCTCCTGATCGTCTCGACGATCTACTGCCGCTTCCACTACGTCATCGACGTGATCGCCGGATTCTCCCTCGCGTTCGTCGCGCTGCCCGTCGGCGAACGACTCTACGCCTGGATCCAGGGCGAGGCTTCGGTACCGGGAACGGCCCGGACCACGACGTAGACAAGACGAAGCCGGCGAGTCGCGAGTCGCGCGTCGGGAATCCAGGACAAGACCGACTCTCCGACCGCGACTCGCGAACGGACCGACCCGCGGACTCGTTTCCCGGCACCGTTCGTGAATAATCGGTGTCCGATGTCGAGACTTGGGGAAGCTCTCCGCGCCCTCCGGCATCGGAACTTCCGGCTCTTCTTCACCGGACAGATCATTTCCCTCGTCGGCACCTGGATGCAGACGATCGCCGAGTCGTGGCTGGTCTACCGCCTGACCGGCTCGGCCGCGAAGCTGGGAATGGTCGGCTTCTGCGCGCAGATCCCGGTCTTCCTGATCGCGCCGATCGGCGGCGCCGCGGCGGACCAGAGCAACCGCCGGCGCACCCTCGTCTTCACGCAGAGCGCCGCGATGCTCCTGGCCCTTGCGTACGCGATCCTCACGCTGACCCACCGCATCCAGATCTGGCAGATCTTCCTCCTCGCGGCGCTGCTCGGCGTCGTGAACGGGTTCGACATCCCGACCCGCCAGGCGTTCGTCGTCGACATGGTGGGAAAGGAAGACCTGATGAACGCGATCGCGCTCAACTCCTCGATGTTCAACGGGGCGCGGATCATCGGCCCCGCCGTCGCCGGGATCCTCGTCGCCTCGGTCGGCGAGGGATGGTGCTTCTTCATCAATTCGCTGAGTTACATCGCCGTCATCGCCGGGCTCCTGATGATGACCGTCCCCCGCCGCCGGATCGCGGCGGGATCCGGGTCGCCGGCCCGGAGGATCGCCGAAGGGTTCCGGTTCACCGCGACGACCGGGCCGATCGCCGGCCTCCTGCTCCTCCTGGGCCTCGTGAGCCTCGCCGGGATGCCCTACGCCGTCCTGATGCCGATCTTCGCCGACCGCGTGCTGCACGGCGGGGCCCGCACGCTCGGCGTGCTCATGAGCGCGTCGGGCGCCGGCGCCCTCGTCGGCGCCTTCAGTCTCGCGCTGCGCCGCGGGGTTTCGGGCCTCGGCCGCTGGGTCGCCCTCGCGGCCGGAGGCTTCGGCGCCGCGCTCATCGCGTTCTCGTTTTCCCACACGATCTGGGTCTCGGCGGCGCTCCTCGTCCCGGTCGGCTACTCGCTGATGGTCGAGATGGCGTCTTCCAACACGCTCATCCAGGCGATGGTCCCCGACGAGCTCCGCGGCCGCGTGATGGCGGTGTATTCGATGATGTTCATGGGAATGGCGCCGATCGGCGCGCTGCTGGCCGGGTTCGCCGCGCACGCGTTCGGCGCCGCGGAAACGGTCGCGGGCGGCGGCGTCCTCTGCATCGCCGGCGCGGCGGCGTTCGCCTGGAAGCTGCCGTCGCTCCGCACGGAGGGCCGCCGCCTCATCCTCGCGCAGCAGGCCGCCGCCGGCGAGCCCGCGGCGGGGGTGATCGGGACGACCGTGCGGGAATAGGCGTCAGGAGTCGCGAGCCGGACGCGCCGGAGGTCCCGAGGACTTTCGACTCGCGACCCGCAACCCGCGACGGAAGAATCCGCCGCTAGGACGCGACGGATTTTTCGTAGATCCGATACCTCTTGTAGATCTCCCCGTCGAAGAGCGCGATCGGGCGCTGCACCATCACGTTGTCCTCGAGGATCCAGGAGATCTCGCACTCCTCGTACCCTGCCGCGAGCATCGCCTGCAGCGAGTGCGCGAACATCACCGCGTCGATCCCGCGGTTGCGGTGGCTCTTCTTGATGCCGAGCGTGATGAGCCGCGTCATCCTCGGCTTCTTCCATCCGAGGAGATACGCGAGGAAGCCGAAGATCTTCGGCGTGAGGAGCTTTCCGCGGAGCGGCTTCATGGCCTCGTTGTAGTCGGGAAGCGACATCATGAAGGCGACCGGCTCCTGCGGCGTCTCCGCGAGGAGCACCAGGTCCTCGACCAGCAGGGGCTTCAGGCGGGCCGCCATGAAGTCGATGTCTCCGTCGGTCATCGGCACGAAGCCCCAGTTCTCTTCCCACGCCGCGTTGTAGACCTCCTTGACCTTCGTGAGGTCGGCCTTCAGCGTCTTCTTCCGGATCGGGCGCACGCGGAGCTCCGGCTGGCGGCGCTCGAAGCCGGCCGAGAGACGCGAGAGACGCGCGAGCGGCTTGTCCGCGAGGACGACCCTGTAGGCGAGGAGGTCCTTCGCCTTCGCGAGCCCGGCATCGGCGAACAATTTCATGTAGTATTCGGGGTTGTAGGTCATCATCAGGACGGGGGGCGAATCGAACCCCTCGACGAGCAGGCCGCATTCGTCGTTCGTGGTCGGATTCATCGGGCCGAGGATCCGTTCCATCCCGCGCTCCTTCGCCCACGCCTCGACTCTCTCGAACAGCGCGCGGGAGACTTCCGGGTCGTCGACCGATTCGAAGAAACCGAAGAAGGCGGAACGCTCGCGGTGGAAGTCGTTGTGGGCCCGGTCGAGGATGCCGGCGATCCGTCCCACGTCCCGGCCGTCGCGCTCCGCGACCCAGAGCTGCATCTCGGCGTGCTCGAAGAGCGGGTTCGCGTCGGTGAAGACCTTCTTCAGGTCGTCTTCCAGCGGGGCGACCCAGTTCGGATCGTCGCGGTAGATCGCGTGGGGGACCGCGAGGAACCGGGAGACGTCGCGGCGCCCGCGGGAAAGGGGGACGAGCTTCAAATGACGTGGAACTCGCGGCCGACCTTCTCGAGCGCGTCGAGAGCCCGCGACAGGTGCTCCTCCGTGTGGGTCGCCATGTAGGAGGTCCGGAGAAGCGCCCGCCCCTTCGCGGTCGCCGGAGAGACCACGGGGTTGACGAACACCCCTTCCTCTTCCAGCCGCTTCGCCATCCCGAACGCGTGCATGTCGTCGCCGACGATGATCGGGATCACCGGGGTCTCCGAAGCTCCGGTGTCGAAACCGAGGCTCCGAAGTCCTTCCATCATGAACCGGGTGTTCTTCCAGAGCCGCTCGCGGCGGTCCGGCTCCCGCTCGATGATGTCGACCGCGGCGGAGGCGGCGGCGACCGAAGCCGGAGGAGGAGCCGCCGAGAAGATCAGCGTGCGCGCGCGGTGCTTGATGAAGTGGATGAGCTCGGCGTCCCCGCAGATGAATCCGCCGATCGACGCGAGCGATTTCGAGAAGGTCCCCATGATGAGGTCGACGTCGTCCTCGAGGCCGAAGTGCTCGGCCGTCCCCCGCCCCCGCCGCCCGAGCACGCCGAGGCCGTGCGCATCGTCCACCATCACGCCGGCGCCGAACTGCTGCGCGACGTCGACGATCTCCGGGAGATTCGCGATGTCTCCCTCCATCGAAAAGACGCCGTCGACGACGACGAGGCGTCCCTTGCGCCCGCCGTCGTCCATCAGCCGCCGAAGGTCCGCCGCGTCGTTGTGGGCGAACTTCTTCGTGATGCCGAACGAGAGGCGCGCGCCGTCGATGATGCAGGCGTGGTCCTGTTTGTCGAGGTAGACGAAATCTCCGCGTTCGACGAGGCACGCGATCGCCCCGAGGTTGACCTGGAAGCCGGTCGAGAACGTGACGGCCGCCTCCTTCCCCATGAAACGCGCGAGCTTCTCCTCGAGCTCGATGTGGATGCCGAGCGTCCCGTTCAGGAACCGGCTGCCGGCGCACCCCGATCCGTATCGGACGACGGCCTGCGCCGCCGCCTCCTTGACCTTCGGGTGGTTCGTGAGGCCGAGATAGTTGTTCGAGCCGAGCATGACGAGGTTCCGCCCTTCAAACCGGACCTCCGGGTCCTGGGCGGACTCGATGACGCGGAAGTACGGGAAGAGGCCCGCCGCGATCAGGCGGTCGGGCACGTCGTAACTCCGACACTTGTCGAAGACCGAAGCCTTCCTTTTTTCGGGCGTCACCGGGACTGCCTGTCTTTGCACGGCCATCCCTCCTCCACGGAGACTTCGCCCGCGAACCCTCGCGGGAACCTGACGGCCTCCGACGACTGGGAGTTTAGCAAAATTTACAATTCCCCGAAAGCCGCGGGGATCCAGCCCTCGCGCACGTACCACGCGATCGTGCGCGCGATCCCTTCGCGCCAGGGAGCGAGGTCTCCCGCCGCCGCGTCGCGCAGGAACGGTTCCGGATCGCAGATCCACTCCGGCTGGAGGATCTCCCGCGCCTTGTCGCGGTTGAAAGGGCGGGATTTCCCCGTGACGGTCTCCCGCATCGTCTCGATCCAGCCTGCCGCGCGAATCGCGAGCTCGGGAATCGGAACGCGCCGCGCGGGGGGTCGCCGGAGGGAGGCGGAGTAGCCGACCAGCTCGCCCATCGCGACCGGCGGCCCCGCCGCGAAGCCCCGCCGTCCGGAGAGCTCGGGCCGGGTCGCCGCGGCCAGGAGAACGCGGGCGAGCTCGGCGGCGCCGATCAGCTGGATTCGCCGGCGGCCGCCCGCGAGAATCGGCGCCCAACCCCGGGCGACCGCCGAGAAGAGCTGCCGAAGGCCCGGATCGCCGGGGCCGTAGACGACCGACGGCCGGACGATGCACCAGCTTCCCTTCCATCCCTCGGCAACGGCGTTCTCCCCGGCGAGTTTGGACATGCCATACCAGGAAACCGGCGCCGGAGGGTCCCCTTCCCGGACCGGCACTCCGCCGCGCGAAGGGCCGGCCGCCGCCTGCGACGAAACGAGAACGAACCGGGCACGGGGCGCCGCGTCCGAGGCCGCCCGGACCATGGCCGACGTGCCCTCCGCGTTGACCGCCGAGTATTCCGCGAGATTCCGCGCCTTCGTGACGCCGGCGACGTGCACGACGGCATCGCACCCTTCGAGCGACCGCCGGTGGTTCCCGCCCGACAGGCCGCCCGCGACGATCTCGACTCCCGGGGGAAGCAATCCGGGCCGCGCGGGGTTTCGAACGAGCGCCCGCACACTCCACCCTTCCGCGAGAAAGAGCCGCGCCGCGTGGCTCCCCACGAAGCCGGTCGCCCCGGTGATGAAGACGGTGCTCAAGCCGGCTCAAGCTATCACCGGGAAGAGAGGCGCCCGGCGTGCGCCGGAAAGAGTCCCTTCCCCGCAAACGGCAAGAATTTGATTGGACCTGCTCCGGCCGCATGGCATCCTAGAGGGCGCATGCGGACCCGCCTGCTTTCTTTTTTCGGGCCGTCGGTTCTTCTCCTCTCCGCCTGTGCCCTCCTGACCGCGCCGGCCGGGCGGCTCTCGATCCCTCGGCCGGGGGTGGCGGCGCCCGTCAGCGACGGGTGGCCCGAGGGCGCGCCGGCCGACCCGGTCGCCGCGGCGATCTTCGCCCGGATCAACGAGGACCGGGCGCACGAAGGGCTGCCCCCCGTCGCCTGGGACCAGAAAGCCG encodes the following:
- a CDS encoding phosphatase PAP2 family protein, whose protein sequence is MSRRPLEIVNIAAVLALSGIAGLCAAAGRLPGWREVLARYGLMLVFLLVMAGLAAREEKLGRALRLLVNFYPMAVIPLIYESLGVLIPALRGPSRDAWLVAADRAIFHTDPTVWLERVVWPPLTDLLLLAYSTYYFFPIIVGITLWRKDPALARKFIFTLSFTFYLSYAGYFLIPAQGPRVALAAEQSVTLEVTPVSRTISRKLNELEHTKDDAFPSGHTMVTVFCLLVAFRESRKLFRAWLPIATLLIVSTIYCRFHYVIDVIAGFSLAFVALPVGERLYAWIQGEASVPGTARTTT
- a CDS encoding NAD-dependent epimerase/dehydratase family protein is translated as MSTVFITGATGFVGSHAARLFLAEGWSVRALVRNPARPGLLPPGVEIVAGGLSGGNHRRSLEGCDAVVHVAGVTKARNLAEYSAVNAEGTSAMVRAASDAAPRARFVLVSSQAAAGPSRGGVPVREGDPPAPVSWYGMSKLAGENAVAEGWKGSWCIVRPSVVYGPGDPGLRQLFSAVARGWAPILAGGRRRIQLIGAAELARVLLAAATRPELSGRRGFAAGPPVAMGELVGYSASLRRPPARRVPIPELAIRAAGWIETMRETVTGKSRPFNRDKAREILQPEWICDPEPFLRDAAAGDLAPWREGIARTIAWYVREGWIPAAFGEL
- a CDS encoding pyridoxal phosphate-dependent aminotransferase family protein translates to MTPEKRKASVFDKCRSYDVPDRLIAAGLFPYFRVIESAQDPEVRFEGRNLVMLGSNNYLGLTNHPKVKEAAAQAVVRYGSGCAGSRFLNGTLGIHIELEEKLARFMGKEAAVTFSTGFQVNLGAIACLVERGDFVYLDKQDHACIIDGARLSFGITKKFAHNDAADLRRLMDDGGRKGRLVVVDGVFSMEGDIANLPEIVDVAQQFGAGVMVDDAHGLGVLGRRGRGTAEHFGLEDDVDLIMGTFSKSLASIGGFICGDAELIHFIKHRARTLIFSAAPPPASVAAASAAVDIIEREPDRRERLWKNTRFMMEGLRSLGFDTGASETPVIPIIVGDDMHAFGMAKRLEEEGVFVNPVVSPATAKGRALLRTSYMATHTEEHLSRALDALEKVGREFHVI
- a CDS encoding MFS transporter; amino-acid sequence: MSRLGEALRALRHRNFRLFFTGQIISLVGTWMQTIAESWLVYRLTGSAAKLGMVGFCAQIPVFLIAPIGGAAADQSNRRRTLVFTQSAAMLLALAYAILTLTHRIQIWQIFLLAALLGVVNGFDIPTRQAFVVDMVGKEDLMNAIALNSSMFNGARIIGPAVAGILVASVGEGWCFFINSLSYIAVIAGLLMMTVPRRRIAAGSGSPARRIAEGFRFTATTGPIAGLLLLLGLVSLAGMPYAVLMPIFADRVLHGGARTLGVLMSASGAGALVGAFSLALRRGVSGLGRWVALAAGGFGAALIAFSFSHTIWVSAALLVPVGYSLMVEMASSNTLIQAMVPDELRGRVMAVYSMMFMGMAPIGALLAGFAAHAFGAAETVAGGGVLCIAGAAAFAWKLPSLRTEGRRLILAQQAAAGEPAAGVIGTTVRE
- a CDS encoding nodulation protein NfeD; translated protein: MKSSLFLAGAFLAGAVAAGAQPPRPLVLVARLDGEIHPAAAGFVKRSIAEAADRHAALLVVEISTPGGLMTSMREITTAIVNSKVPVATFVSPSGARAASAGFFILLAGDWAAMAPETNTGAAHPVGSQGQDVPETMRKKVEQDALAQIRTLCAAHHRDPDPAEKAVMESLSYTETEALQKRLIDAVARDPVDLCRRLDGQTLVRASGEHVAMNLKSPRFETVEMGSVERALGVVSEPNLAYVLFLIGLVGLYFELSHPGAVLPGVLGGVSLLLALYAFSVLPVSFTAMGLIALGILFVVSELKFPMHGMLALAGIAVFVAGSLLLFSGNRYGYRVDIGIVLPGALLAGGILAALSMRAVAVRSRPVRTGAEGLIGESGRAMTDLAPAGRILAHGEYWDARADVPVPSGAAVRIVGKDGFTLIVRPAGGSGS
- a CDS encoding GNAT family N-acetyltransferase, yielding MKLVPLSRGRRDVSRFLAVPHAIYRDDPNWVAPLEDDLKKVFTDANPLFEHAEMQLWVAERDGRDVGRIAGILDRAHNDFHRERSAFFGFFESVDDPEVSRALFERVEAWAKERGMERILGPMNPTTNDECGLLVEGFDSPPVLMMTYNPEYYMKLFADAGLAKAKDLLAYRVVLADKPLARLSRLSAGFERRQPELRVRPIRKKTLKADLTKVKEVYNAAWEENWGFVPMTDGDIDFMAARLKPLLVEDLVLLAETPQEPVAFMMSLPDYNEAMKPLRGKLLTPKIFGFLAYLLGWKKPRMTRLITLGIKKSHRNRGIDAVMFAHSLQAMLAAGYEECEISWILEDNVMVQRPIALFDGEIYKRYRIYEKSVAS
- a CDS encoding slipin family protein yields the protein MIQGTIVAAIVALIVLMKWINILKEYERAVTFWLGRLSPTPKGPGFTFIFWPFETMVRVSLRTIVHEVPQQDIITRDNVSVKVSAVVYFRVIDAPKAVVEVENYLYATSQLAQTVLRSVLGQAQLDELLAERDKLNLALQQTIDQHTEPWGIKVSMVEVKQVDLPPEMQRAMAIQATAEREKRAKIIHAEGEFQASQQLADAAKVIATEPMTLQLRYLQTLT